In a single window of the Arthrobacter zhangbolii genome:
- the lgt gene encoding prolipoprotein diacylglyceryl transferase: MNLMPVPAGIPSPSSDFSSFSLGPLTIHVYALCILAGIVAGLWLTSRRWKARGLNTDDVWDIAIWAIPFGIIGGRLYHVISSPDAYFGADGDLALIPQIWRGGLGIWGAVALGAVGAWIGCRRAGIKLSTFADAAAPGLLLAQAVGRWGNWFNQELFGAETDLPWGLEIDADNPNFPADAAPGTLFHPTFLYESLWNLAGVALLLLLDRRFRLRGGRLVWLYVAFYTLGRLWIELLRIDDAEMITLFGVTQRLNVWTSAALLIASLAMFVYLTIKARKGGEGSLYLPGREPAAELPDNKNETEAAKSESASSGRPVRANLAETKTEESHPHRSKDNGPPA, encoded by the coding sequence ATGAACCTGATGCCGGTGCCTGCGGGCATCCCCAGCCCCTCCTCCGACTTCAGCAGCTTTTCGCTGGGGCCGCTGACCATCCATGTCTACGCCCTGTGCATCCTGGCCGGCATCGTCGCGGGTCTGTGGCTGACCTCCCGGCGCTGGAAGGCCCGTGGCCTGAACACGGACGATGTCTGGGACATTGCCATCTGGGCCATTCCCTTCGGCATCATCGGCGGGCGGCTCTACCACGTCATTTCCTCTCCGGACGCCTACTTCGGGGCGGACGGGGACCTTGCCCTCATTCCGCAGATCTGGCGGGGCGGGCTGGGGATCTGGGGTGCCGTGGCACTGGGCGCTGTGGGTGCCTGGATCGGGTGCCGGCGGGCGGGCATCAAGCTCTCCACCTTCGCCGACGCCGCTGCTCCGGGCCTGCTCCTGGCCCAGGCTGTGGGACGGTGGGGAAACTGGTTCAACCAGGAACTCTTCGGCGCGGAAACAGACCTGCCCTGGGGCTTGGAAATTGACGCGGACAACCCCAACTTCCCCGCCGACGCCGCACCCGGCACCCTGTTCCACCCGACCTTCCTTTATGAATCGCTGTGGAACCTGGCCGGCGTGGCACTGCTACTGCTTCTGGACCGCCGGTTCAGGCTCCGTGGCGGACGGCTGGTCTGGCTCTACGTGGCCTTCTACACCCTGGGGCGCCTCTGGATTGAGCTGCTGCGCATTGATGACGCCGAAATGATTACGCTTTTTGGCGTCACACAACGGCTTAATGTGTGGACCAGTGCAGCCCTGCTCATTGCCTCCCTGGCCATGTTTGTTTACCTGACAATCAAGGCACGCAAGGGCGGTGAGGGTTCCCTGTACCTTCCCGGCCGCGAACCAGCCGCTGAGCTCCCGGATAACAAGAACGAAACAGAAGCCGCGAAATCGGAATCGGCGTCATCCGGGCGCCCCGTGCGTGCTAATCTCGCAGAGACAAAAACCGAGGAGTCCCATCCTCACCGGTCCAAGGACAACGGACCTCCCGCCTAA
- a CDS encoding Trp biosynthesis-associated membrane protein → MSTTPAASSRSTPPAPRWRRKATVVMGTVLLAALAFGTTTRTWLNVTLPATDVVTPDVAVAGSDAATAVTAFAVVAVAAALAAAIAGRIARWIIGVILVISGIGVAVASYRIISDPLQGAAGAIGKAIGVSSAEGTAVEVTAMPYVALVIGILIALAGVWLSLAGRHWSTPRRYAAPAAGAAGDREGGTGANTPGDAAAGSNDRDAEPVDEIDGWDQLSRGEDPTDK, encoded by the coding sequence GTGAGCACCACGCCCGCCGCATCATCCCGCTCCACCCCGCCGGCACCCCGCTGGCGGCGCAAGGCAACCGTTGTGATGGGAACCGTCCTGCTGGCGGCCCTCGCCTTCGGCACCACAACCCGCACCTGGCTGAACGTCACACTCCCGGCCACCGACGTCGTGACCCCGGATGTGGCTGTCGCCGGCAGTGACGCGGCCACCGCAGTCACCGCCTTCGCCGTCGTGGCCGTGGCCGCCGCCCTGGCAGCCGCCATTGCCGGACGGATTGCCCGCTGGATCATCGGCGTGATCCTGGTGATCTCCGGCATCGGAGTGGCGGTGGCCAGCTACCGGATCATCAGCGACCCGCTCCAGGGCGCCGCCGGCGCCATTGGCAAGGCCATCGGCGTCAGCTCCGCCGAGGGCACCGCGGTGGAAGTGACCGCCATGCCGTATGTGGCACTGGTGATCGGCATCCTCATTGCCCTGGCCGGTGTCTGGCTCTCCCTCGCGGGACGGCACTGGAGCACCCCGCGCCGCTATGCTGCGCCGGCGGCAGGTGCCGCGGGGGACCGCGAGGGCGGAACCGGCGCGAACACCCCCGGAGACGCCGCAGCCGGCAGCAATGACCGGGACGCGGAACCCGTGGACGAGATTGACGGCTGGGACCAGCTCTCCCGCGGCGAAGACCCGACCGACAAATAG
- the hisI gene encoding phosphoribosyl-AMP cyclohydrolase: protein MSSTPSPQTPQLAPELRAALKRDDAGLVAAIVQQYDTNEVLMLGWMDEEALHRTLTSGRVTFWSRSRQEYWRKGDTSGHVQWVKSVALDCDGDALLVRVDQVGAACHTGTRTCFDGRELDAAVGTR from the coding sequence ATGTCCTCCACACCTTCTCCCCAGACTCCGCAGCTTGCCCCCGAGCTCCGCGCCGCCCTGAAGCGCGACGACGCCGGGCTGGTGGCCGCCATCGTTCAGCAGTACGACACCAACGAGGTCCTGATGCTCGGCTGGATGGATGAGGAAGCCCTGCACCGTACGCTGACCAGCGGACGCGTCACCTTCTGGTCCCGCTCCCGGCAGGAATACTGGCGCAAGGGCGACACCTCCGGACATGTGCAGTGGGTAAAGTCCGTGGCGCTGGACTGCGACGGCGACGCCCTGCTGGTCCGTGTGGATCAGGTCGGGGCTGCGTGCCACACCGGCACCCGGACCTGCTTTGACGGCCGCGAACTCGATGCCGCCGTCGGCACCCGCTGA
- a CDS encoding HGxxPAAW family protein, which translates to MSTNTTDQRLEAGQENEGEAHASIHDETIGHGNTPAAWTCVLIMIVGAAVSSVAYIMASFVGFFAGIAVMLIGLVVGFIMRKAGYGVNGSKLKNSSH; encoded by the coding sequence ATGAGCACAAACACCACTGACCAGCGCCTCGAAGCCGGCCAGGAAAACGAGGGCGAAGCCCACGCCAGCATCCACGACGAGACCATTGGGCACGGCAACACCCCCGCCGCCTGGACCTGCGTCCTCATCATGATCGTTGGTGCCGCTGTTTCATCCGTCGCCTACATCATGGCCAGCTTCGTCGGCTTCTTCGCCGGCATCGCCGTGATGCTCATCGGCCTGGTTGTGGGCTTCATCATGCGCAAGGCAGGCTACGGCGTCAACGGATCAAAGCTGAAGAACAGCAGCCACTAG
- the trpA gene encoding tryptophan synthase subunit alpha translates to MSTEVRQSKAAAAIDRAAAEGRAALIGYLPAGYPTVAETIAAGIALAENGADLIEIGIPYSDPVMDGHVIQAATTQALADGFRVAEVFDVVAGITAATDAAVLVMTYWNPVVRMGVDEFSRRLAEAGGAGLITPDLVPDEATEWFAASDKYGLDRVFLVAPSSTEARMKSTVAASRGFVYAVSIMGVTGARDSVSDAARDVVSAARAAGAERVCVGLGVSRAGHVREIGAYADGVIVGTALVAALRDGGVPAVAELTRELHSGTPKAR, encoded by the coding sequence GTGAGCACCGAAGTCCGGCAGAGCAAGGCCGCGGCCGCCATTGACCGGGCGGCTGCCGAAGGCCGCGCCGCGCTGATCGGCTACCTGCCCGCCGGATACCCCACCGTGGCGGAAACCATCGCCGCGGGTATTGCCCTGGCGGAGAACGGTGCCGACCTGATTGAAATCGGCATTCCGTACTCGGACCCGGTCATGGACGGCCACGTCATCCAGGCCGCCACCACCCAGGCCCTGGCCGACGGTTTCCGCGTGGCCGAGGTATTCGACGTCGTTGCCGGTATTACGGCGGCCACCGACGCAGCCGTGCTGGTTATGACGTACTGGAACCCCGTGGTGCGGATGGGCGTGGATGAGTTTTCCCGCCGCCTGGCCGAGGCCGGGGGAGCCGGACTCATCACTCCGGACCTGGTGCCGGACGAGGCCACCGAATGGTTCGCGGCCTCGGATAAGTACGGCCTGGACCGGGTGTTCCTGGTGGCACCGTCCTCTACCGAGGCCCGTATGAAGAGCACCGTCGCAGCGAGCCGCGGCTTTGTCTATGCCGTTTCCATCATGGGTGTCACCGGCGCCCGGGACAGCGTCAGCGACGCCGCCCGGGACGTAGTCAGCGCCGCCCGTGCCGCCGGCGCGGAGCGGGTATGCGTAGGCCTGGGCGTTTCGCGGGCCGGGCATGTCCGCGAAATCGGCGCCTACGCCGACGGTGTCATTGTGGGCACTGCCCTGGTGGCCGCCCTGCGCGACGGCGGCGTCCCGGCCGTGGCCGAGCTAACCCGTGAACTGCACTCCGGAACCCCGAAGGCCCGTTAA
- the trpB gene encoding tryptophan synthase subunit beta translates to MIGKSEQAQAAGAAAETGSGSVTEAFLSGGASLRHASGPYFGEYGGRWMPESLIAALDELEETFEKAKADPEFTAQVADLNKNYSGRPSLLTEAKRFAEHAGGVRIFLKREDLNHTGSHKINNVLGQALLAKRMGKTRVIAETGAGQHGVASATAAALLGLECVVYMGAEDCRRQALNVARMELLGAKVIPVTNGSETLKDAINEALRDWVANVDNTHYLLGTAAGAHPFPAMVRYFHEVIGEEARAQMLEQTGRLPDAVCACIGGGSNAIGIFHGFLDDPSVKIYGFEAGGDGVETGRHAATITLGRPGVLHGARSYLMQDEDGQTVESHSISAGLDYPGVGPEHSYLSDIGRVSYEPITDAEAMDAFQLLCRTEGIIPAIESAHALAGAIKVGRRLAEEGDASEKIVLVNLSGRGDKDVATAAEWFNLLDDQSAEAEIGKEGEQL, encoded by the coding sequence ATGATCGGGAAGTCGGAACAGGCACAGGCAGCGGGCGCTGCCGCAGAGACCGGATCAGGAAGCGTCACCGAGGCCTTCCTCAGCGGGGGAGCCTCCCTCCGCCATGCCTCCGGTCCGTATTTCGGCGAGTACGGCGGCCGATGGATGCCCGAATCCCTGATTGCGGCCCTCGACGAGCTGGAAGAGACCTTCGAGAAGGCCAAGGCCGACCCGGAGTTCACTGCCCAGGTTGCGGACCTGAACAAGAACTACTCCGGCCGTCCGTCCCTGCTCACGGAGGCCAAACGCTTTGCGGAGCATGCCGGCGGGGTGCGGATCTTCCTCAAGCGCGAGGACCTCAACCACACCGGTTCACACAAGATCAACAACGTCCTGGGCCAGGCCTTGCTCGCCAAGCGGATGGGCAAGACCCGGGTGATTGCCGAGACCGGTGCCGGCCAGCACGGTGTCGCCAGCGCCACCGCCGCAGCCCTGCTGGGGCTGGAGTGTGTGGTCTACATGGGGGCAGAGGACTGCCGCCGCCAGGCCCTGAACGTTGCCCGGATGGAACTGCTCGGCGCGAAGGTCATTCCGGTGACCAACGGCTCCGAAACCCTGAAGGACGCCATCAACGAGGCCCTGCGGGACTGGGTGGCCAACGTGGACAACACTCATTACCTGCTCGGCACCGCCGCGGGGGCGCACCCGTTCCCGGCCATGGTGCGGTACTTCCACGAAGTCATCGGCGAGGAAGCCCGCGCCCAGATGCTGGAGCAGACCGGCCGGCTGCCGGATGCAGTCTGCGCATGCATTGGCGGCGGCTCCAACGCCATCGGCATCTTCCACGGGTTCCTGGATGATCCGTCAGTGAAAATCTACGGCTTCGAGGCCGGCGGCGACGGGGTTGAAACCGGCCGCCACGCCGCCACCATCACCCTGGGCCGCCCGGGTGTGCTGCACGGCGCGCGGTCCTACCTGATGCAGGATGAGGACGGCCAGACCGTCGAATCGCATTCCATCTCCGCCGGCCTGGACTACCCCGGCGTAGGTCCGGAGCATTCCTACCTCTCCGACATCGGCCGGGTCAGCTATGAACCCATCACCGACGCCGAAGCCATGGACGCCTTCCAGCTGCTGTGCCGCACGGAGGGGATCATTCCCGCCATCGAATCCGCGCACGCCCTGGCCGGGGCCATCAAGGTGGGCCGCAGGCTCGCGGAAGAAGGCGACGCGTCCGAAAAGATCGTGCTGGTTAACCTCTCCGGCCGCGGCGACAAGGACGTGGCCACCGCCGCTGAATGGTTCAACCTGCTGGATGACCAGTCAGCCGAAGCCGAGATCGGCAAAGAAGGGGAACAGCTGTGA
- a CDS encoding TIGR03085 family metal-binding protein: protein MHYVEPSREVLAETLLAAGPDAPTLCNGWQTRQLAAHLYLREHKISSAVGLFVKPLAGRADRALEEVAQKASTTESYARLVRQFRSGPPLLSPMKIKSVDNSANLSEYFVHTEDIRRAGTDRWAPRALDNDYSDALWAELIKRAAILYRGVDLGIVLVRPDGPRHVAKRAPVSVAIVGEPGELLMHAHGRTRHALVMFEGQPDAVALLESAEIGI from the coding sequence ATGCATTACGTAGAACCGTCCCGTGAAGTCCTTGCCGAGACCTTGCTCGCGGCGGGTCCTGATGCGCCCACGCTCTGCAACGGATGGCAGACCCGGCAGCTGGCCGCACACCTGTACCTGCGCGAGCACAAAATCAGTTCCGCCGTGGGCCTGTTCGTGAAGCCGCTGGCCGGGCGGGCTGACCGTGCCCTCGAAGAAGTCGCGCAGAAAGCCTCCACCACGGAGAGCTATGCCAGGCTTGTCCGCCAGTTCCGGTCCGGACCGCCGCTGCTCTCCCCCATGAAGATCAAGTCCGTGGACAACAGCGCCAACCTCAGCGAGTACTTTGTCCACACCGAGGACATCCGCCGTGCCGGCACCGACCGGTGGGCGCCGCGGGCCCTGGACAACGACTATTCGGATGCCCTCTGGGCCGAGCTGATCAAGCGTGCTGCCATCCTCTACCGCGGCGTGGACCTGGGAATCGTCCTGGTTCGCCCGGACGGCCCCCGGCATGTGGCCAAGCGGGCGCCCGTGTCGGTGGCGATTGTCGGCGAGCCCGGCGAGCTGCTGATGCATGCCCACGGCCGCACCCGCCATGCCCTGGTGATGTTCGAGGGCCAGCCGGATGCGGTTGCACTGCTGGAAAGTGCGGAGATCGGAATCTAG
- the trpC gene encoding indole-3-glycerol phosphate synthase TrpC gives MSVLDDIIAGVREDLSRRRQGVSLEQVRDAAALAPAPLDAFAALGGNADPRTELRVIAEVKRSSPSKGALADIADPAALAASYERGGAAVISVLTEERRFGGSLADLDAVRAAVGIPVLRKDFTVDEYQIWEARAHGADLILLIVAALDDAQLRSFLDLTHELGMNALVETHTPEEVERAVALGARIIGINVRNLKTLDVDRSVFASLAGSIPAGPVVIAESGVRDAADVEHYASHGANAVLVGEALVKHATPAQTIGEFTAAGAGAIAARGAVEANP, from the coding sequence GTGAGCGTTCTCGACGACATCATTGCCGGCGTCCGGGAAGATCTCTCCCGGCGCCGGCAGGGCGTATCGCTGGAGCAGGTGCGCGACGCCGCTGCCCTGGCTCCGGCGCCGCTTGATGCCTTCGCGGCGCTCGGCGGAAACGCTGATCCGCGTACCGAGCTGCGGGTCATCGCCGAGGTCAAGCGCAGCAGCCCCTCAAAGGGCGCCCTGGCCGACATTGCGGACCCGGCTGCCCTCGCTGCCAGCTACGAGCGCGGGGGAGCGGCCGTTATCAGCGTCCTCACCGAGGAGCGCCGGTTCGGCGGCTCGCTGGCGGACCTGGACGCCGTCCGCGCCGCGGTAGGAATTCCGGTCCTGCGCAAGGACTTCACCGTTGACGAGTACCAGATCTGGGAGGCGCGGGCACACGGCGCGGACCTGATCCTGCTGATCGTGGCGGCGCTGGACGACGCGCAGCTGCGCAGTTTCCTCGACCTCACCCACGAGCTGGGCATGAACGCCCTCGTGGAGACGCACACCCCTGAGGAAGTCGAGCGCGCCGTGGCGCTGGGTGCCCGGATCATCGGCATCAACGTCCGCAACCTCAAGACGCTCGACGTCGACCGTTCGGTGTTCGCCTCGCTCGCCGGCAGCATTCCCGCCGGGCCCGTGGTGATTGCCGAGTCCGGTGTCCGTGACGCCGCCGACGTCGAACACTATGCCTCCCACGGGGCAAACGCGGTGCTGGTGGGTGAGGCGCTGGTAAAGCACGCCACCCCGGCACAGACCATCGGCGAATTCACCGCAGCGGGGGCAGGCGCCATTGCCGCGCGCGGCGCCGTGGAAGCCAACCCATAG
- a CDS encoding anthranilate synthase component I, with product MRDLGAIRPGLEEFRSLAADRRVIPVRLTVLADAHTPIGIYRKLTNGEPGTFLMESAASGGVWSRYSFIGARSRATLTTLDGKAHWLGQPPAGVPVDGSPVEALARTVELLATDRFDEVPPFTSGMVGFVGWETVRHWEKLPNPPADDLDLPEIAMNLVSDMAIHDNSDGTVTLVANAINFDGSDERVDEAWHDAVGRLRSMLDRLAAPTPQAVSVLPAGGVDAADLTANVKESWPKPDYTRAVQRGKQAIVDGEVFQVVISRRFEAECRAAALDVYRVLRTTNPSPYMYLFNFEDAHGNPFNVVGSSPEALVTVTGRDVITHPIAGSRPRGRTSELDRALAEELLEDEKERAEHLMLVDLARNDLSKVCRPGSIDVTQFMEVERFSHIMHLVSTVVGRLADTSTAYDVLAATFPAGTLSGAPKPRALRLLDEVEPHRRGIYGGVVGYLDFAGDMDMAIAIRSALLRDGKAYVQAGGGIVNDSDLEAEAQETVNKAAAPLRAALIAGSLKTVAAPGETGPGKPADRTSAPSAPTTRPQESVPQEADK from the coding sequence ATGCGCGATCTTGGAGCCATCCGCCCCGGCCTGGAGGAATTCCGGTCCCTGGCCGCCGACCGCCGGGTCATCCCGGTCCGCCTGACGGTCCTGGCGGACGCACACACCCCTATCGGGATCTACCGCAAGCTCACCAACGGCGAGCCGGGAACCTTCCTGATGGAATCCGCCGCGTCCGGCGGCGTCTGGTCCCGGTACTCCTTCATCGGCGCCCGCTCCCGGGCCACCCTGACCACCCTGGATGGAAAAGCGCACTGGCTCGGCCAGCCGCCGGCAGGTGTTCCCGTGGATGGCAGCCCGGTGGAAGCCCTGGCCCGGACCGTGGAGCTGCTGGCCACTGACCGCTTCGACGAGGTTCCCCCGTTCACCTCCGGCATGGTGGGTTTTGTCGGCTGGGAAACCGTGCGGCACTGGGAAAAGCTGCCCAACCCGCCCGCGGATGACCTGGACCTGCCGGAAATCGCCATGAACCTGGTCTCGGACATGGCCATCCATGACAACAGTGACGGCACGGTGACGCTGGTTGCCAATGCCATTAACTTCGACGGTTCGGACGAGCGGGTCGATGAGGCGTGGCATGACGCCGTCGGCCGCCTGCGCTCCATGCTCGACCGCCTCGCGGCACCCACACCACAGGCAGTGTCCGTGCTGCCCGCAGGCGGAGTCGACGCCGCCGACCTGACCGCCAACGTCAAGGAAAGCTGGCCGAAACCCGACTACACCCGGGCAGTACAGCGGGGCAAACAGGCCATCGTGGACGGTGAAGTGTTCCAAGTGGTCATTTCACGCCGCTTCGAGGCCGAGTGCCGTGCTGCGGCGTTGGACGTCTACCGGGTCCTGCGCACCACCAACCCCAGCCCCTACATGTACCTCTTCAACTTCGAAGACGCCCACGGCAACCCGTTCAACGTGGTGGGATCCTCGCCGGAGGCCCTGGTGACAGTCACCGGCCGCGATGTCATCACCCACCCGATTGCCGGCTCCCGCCCCCGCGGCCGGACCTCCGAATTGGACCGGGCACTGGCCGAGGAACTGCTGGAAGACGAAAAGGAACGCGCCGAGCACCTGATGCTGGTGGACCTGGCCCGCAACGACCTTTCCAAGGTCTGCCGCCCCGGCAGCATCGACGTCACCCAGTTCATGGAAGTGGAACGGTTCAGCCACATCATGCACCTGGTCTCCACCGTCGTCGGGCGCCTGGCCGACACCTCCACGGCCTACGACGTCCTCGCGGCCACCTTCCCAGCGGGCACCCTCTCCGGTGCGCCGAAGCCGCGGGCCCTGCGCCTGCTCGACGAAGTTGAGCCGCACCGCCGCGGCATCTACGGCGGCGTGGTCGGATACCTGGACTTCGCCGGAGACATGGATATGGCCATCGCCATCCGCTCGGCGCTGCTGCGGGATGGAAAGGCCTACGTGCAGGCCGGCGGCGGAATCGTCAACGACTCTGATCTGGAAGCCGAAGCACAGGAAACCGTCAACAAGGCGGCCGCACCCCTCCGGGCGGCGCTCATCGCCGGCTCGCTGAAGACTGTCGCCGCACCGGGTGAAACCGGACCGGGTAAACCGGCGGACCGCACATCCGCGCCCTCCGCACCCACCACCCGCCCGCAGGAATCCGTACCCCAGGAAGCAGACAAGTGA